AAAAAGAACCTGGCAGCAGTTCAGCAGTGAAACAGGTTGAATTGTTAGCTACCGAGGGCACAGCCAATGAGATGGGGTTGATGGTTCCCGCCCTGGCCGGGGAGAGAGCGCATGTGGCCTCTAGGTCTTTCCTAATTCTGCTTCTGGGGTTCCGAGCCTCCaggagttgagagagagagatgagatcTTAACCCAGGGGCTAATCTGCTGTCACCTCCCCTGGCGGTTGTGGCCTTGCCAGCCTCCCAGATCTCCCTTACCGTTTATTTAGTCACCAACCTATTACCTGCCAGGCACTGCGAGAGCCGCTCACGTGGGAAGACAGCCTACCTGAGTCATCACTGGAGGGCACCCAAgtcaggcgggggtggggtgggtgggattTGGGGATCCTTCAGGCCCAGGCAGGGGCCAGGCGTGCTGGCAGACACTGAGTCCTCTCCGTCTTCCCGGCAGCTTCCAAGGGCTGTATCAAGTGCGAAGCGCCCTGCCCAGAGGACTGGCTGCTCTACGGAAGGAAATGCTACTTCTTTTCTGAGGAGCCGAGAGACTGGAACACGGGCAGGCAGCACTGCCATACTCACGATGCTGTGCTGGCTGTGATTCAGAGCCAGAAGGAGCTGGTGAGCCCTGGGCCAGGGGGGGACCTTCGGGGAGGACCACACTCCAGGGATGTGGTGTCCCCCATGGCATGTTTCCAGAAAGCACCCAGCCTGGGGTGTGCTGGTGGGCCCCACGGGGCGGGAGCCCAAGTGGCTCCCGTTTCTGGGGCTGTCGCGAAGGCCGATGGTTTCAATCCAAGGCCGGTTTGCCGAGCTCAACTCAGTTTTGCCAAGTGTGAGAATTACAAGTTACCAGGGCACTTGTGGATGAAGAACACGCTGGCATCTTCTACGAGTCCACATCAGGGCATGAGCTCTCACTTAACGCCCACAACAGTTTTATCAGTATAAATGTGACAGAAATGCAATTAGTGAGTCTGTGGTCCGTTTTGCATTTTGAGGGTAACAGTGGCGTGGCAATCCAAAATAGCGGATAATCTAAcaatcacttcttttttaaaaaatatatattttttaatgtttatttttgagagacagagaaagggagagagggagcacaggcaggggaggggcagagacagagagagagacagacagaatctgaagcagcctccaggctctgagctgtcagcacagagcctgaagcagggctcgaactcacaaaccgcaaaattatgacctgagctaaagttgacacttaaccaaccgagccacccaggtgccccgaagaaTCTGACCTCAGAAGATGAACTTTGTTCCAGGCTTCCCGGTTCAGCAGGCACGCTCCGGGCCCCAAGGCTAGTGCAGGCCAGTGCTGGGACGGAGGTCAGTGGGAGCGCAGGGCACTCTGTGACCCCAGCTCCTTACTTTCGGGATGCAGTGAGGGACCCCCTTTCAGTGTCTGTACTCCTGAGAGCCGGCCTTCTCAGCCGAGATTAGTCTTGGCATGTCTGAACAGTCAGGAGACCTCATATGACTCAGGTTTCCCTCTTTCCTTGGTACAGGAGTTTATGTTCAAGTTCACGCGGAGGGAGCCCTGGATTGGCCTGCGCAGAGTGGGGGACGAATTCCACTGGGTCAACGGGGACCCGTTTGACCCGGACACGTGAGCTGAGGCTTCATCTTCTGGCCCCTGAGCTTAGACTGGGGAAGGCCTAGCTCCCTGGACACAACCCCCCAGAGAGAGCCCCCCGGGTCTGGGCCAGCTAGAGCTACTAACCTCCGGGTTCAGCGGCGTGTGACAGAGAAAACGATAACGGCTTTACTTCCCTGTCCTCTCCCGTGCAGCCTGCTTTGGCGGCTCTGCTGTAATGTAGCCATCGGGGCTTTCCGCCGCCAGGCTTTTTCCATCTTGGGGCTCCCCGTCCGTGTAGCGGCCGGTCTGCGTGGCTCAGGGTGGCTCCGAGGAAGGGGAAGACAGGCCCCGGATGTTCCTCtgcattggccagaacttagCCACGTGACCACAGCTGCCGGAGATGGGGCCTCCGTTCCGGGCAGCTGTGCTGCTTAAACATTGTTATCATGGAAGAGGGGGGCTCCGAGCCCTGCGCGCTGTGCGCATGGTCTTAGAGAAAACATCTCCTGAGGGTGCTGGGGGCGTGTGCAGTGGTGGTGTCCCTCGTGCGACCCAAGTGGTGTGGATGGGAGTGTGTGATGGGGTGGCAGGTGTGCCTTCTCAGGGACTGGTTTGTGGGGTGCCGGTGGCAGTGGTCGTGGGCGGTGGGGGGTGTATGTCTGTGGCAGTGGGGGGTGATGATAGTGGTGGGGGGCAGTCCAGGCTTGGGGAAACACAGGGGAGTGCGTACAGGGGAATAAGAACCTCAGCTTCTAGTCCAGACCCGAGAGACCAGGTGCAAGCTGCTCacctgatgatggtgatgatgatgcagGAGGGACCCCAAGGCAGGAAAGGCGGGAGGACTGGCCCCCAGCGCTCCACCATGGCCTTCCCATTCGAAACTGGCTGGGGGCTGCATCAGTCGCTGGTAGCCTCTAGGGGGCGAGCAGCTCATCAGCTCCTTCCCTCCGTTCCCATGGGCTCCCTTGCCCTTCATTCTGCACCCCTCTTTGTCCTCattgtctcttcctttttctctctgtttcctgcCTTCACCCCAGGCCTATCCTTAGAGCTGCTGAGAAGTCTTgcattttctgcccctttctcccctcATCTGGAAGCTTCCTGTTCTCAGAAGCTGGGAGAGCCCTGGAGGCTGGGGTTCCCAGTGTGCTGACCACCTGTCAACCAAAGGGCCTTTAGGCCACGTTTCTCTGGCACCGAGGTGGTCCTGACTGGCACTCTCACTTGAGGTCATTCCGGTGTCCTCTCTTGTGAGACCCTGGCTGCAGCCTTGGCAGGGAACTCAGATCAGGGTGACCAATGAGGTTAAGAAGCAATACTGAAATTCACAGGAATGATTTTAGGTAGAAAGGACCCCCAACCCCCACGTCCACCGATGATGTCAGTGAATTTGTGGGCAACACAGCCTGGATATCAAACGCTGGGGTTAATCAGGTCCACCCCTGTGAGCTAGTTTAATTCAGCTCATCTCTGCTGGGCTCTTCTTGTGCTGGACACCGTGTGCTGTAGGGGAGCCGAGATGAGGGAGGCATGGAGCCCGCTCTTCAGGAGCTGACTGCCTGGGGGGCTGGCGGGGACAGACACAGTCCCCACGAGCTGTGACAGGCGGTGCCCATGGTGTAGGCAGGTGCtttggggagcagggggcagagggtggtCCTGAACTGGATACTGGCTCATGGGACGGATGAGTGAGCTAACTCTGGAAGGACAGGAAAGTGCAGTTGTGTTTAGGAGATGTCTGCGGACATCCCCAGTGTGCCTGGAGCCGTGGTAGACACAGTAGGGAAACAATGAGAGGCTGCACGAGAAAGTTCTTTTGGGGCCCAAGGCACTAGAAGGTGGCTCCGGAGGGAAGGGACAGGTCACAGGGCCTCCGGGGCCATGCAGCGACAGGCTGTGCGTGCCAGGTTCTAATTGCCTGCTCTCTTGTCTTCTGGCCCCAGATTCCCGATCTCGGGCCTGGGAGAGTGCGTCTTCGTGGAGCCCACCAGGCTGGTGTCGACGGAGTGTCTTATGACCCGGCCCTGGGTGTGCAGCAAGATGGCCTACACATGAGGTGGGTCAGGCCAGAGGCAGCTCTCCAGCCAGGCGCCGAGACCTGCCCGCCCCAGGCTGCTCTCCAAGGCGAAGCAGTGAGGAGGGTGGCCTGCGCTCCGGCCCCCATTCAGGTCCCACAGCCCTGGTTCCTGGCTTCCTTGGCCCCAGGCAGGTCCTGTGGTTCAGCCGTCAAATCCCACATGCTCAGTAGTGTAGGcgttccccaaacacacacacacacatgcacacgcacgcatgcacgcacacgtcTGCACACGGTCCCTTCTCAAGTTCAGAGTCCACCCTTAGCCACCCCAACAAATCCCCCCCTGGCCCAGGCCTGGAATACTTCCTCCGACACCGTCACAGAGTGCATTACAGTCATTTCTCCGGGgtgctggggaggcagggagggaggccttCCCCTTACCGGGCCCCCTGCATCCGCCCTGTTTGCCTCGCCTGGGGCTCTCAGGCAGGCCCCTGCCGCGTCTGTGGTGCTGTGGTGTTGGTCACTGATGGAATAAAGAGATGACTGGCGTCCAGAGAAATCTGCCGCTGTTTGTTCCAGGGCCACGgcttgggggaggagcagagggacatGTTTCTGGGTTCCTGTCTGCGGGAAGGCACCACCAAGATGCACTTGATCTGGTGTGGCAGGTGGCAGCGTGTGGGAACCGAGGACGAAAAGCACATTCTGTGGCCTCAGGGCACCCTTTAATTTTGCTAAGCTACCGAGTTATTCTTAGCTGTCGGAGGGGGGTATCCATCTGGCTCCTTCATTACTATTCCACTCAGTATGACAAACTTCTATTCACATCACACCTACCGCGTGCCGGACACCACGCCGGGCATGGGGAGCAACAGCTTTATCCCCCAAGGAGCACGCAGAGAGCAGAGGCAACAGCTTGGGA
This DNA window, taken from Panthera tigris isolate Pti1 chromosome A2, P.tigris_Pti1_mat1.1, whole genome shotgun sequence, encodes the following:
- the CLEC2L gene encoding C-type lectin domain family 2 member L yields the protein MEPAREPPARTRPPPPPAARPAPAPAAPRPRSPAEAEGRGPEGLLRRSGSGYEGSTSWKAALEDTTTRLLLGAIAVLLFAILVVMSILASKGCIKCEAPCPEDWLLYGRKCYFFSEEPRDWNTGRQHCHTHDAVLAVIQSQKELEFMFKFTRREPWIGLRRVGDEFHWVNGDPFDPDTFPISGLGECVFVEPTRLVSTECLMTRPWVCSKMAYT